A DNA window from Helianthus annuus cultivar XRQ/B chromosome 15, HanXRQr2.0-SUNRISE, whole genome shotgun sequence contains the following coding sequences:
- the LOC110873171 gene encoding benzoate carboxyl methyltransferase, with the protein MALVNILHMTPGHEDSSYAKNSLLQETVIQKAIPCLNHTIKGIASRDIFLDGCFKIADLGCGSSRNTLLVASNIIDIVIEVCKENNHKPPQFQVCLNDLFGNDFNNLFKLLPEFYAKLKREKGENVGPCIVSAVPGSFYGRLFPDKSLHLVHSSFSVHWLSQVPEGIENNTLNIYPAKTSPPNVFQAYAKQFRIDFTNFLKLRSKEIVRGGCMILTFLGRSVADPTSDDNCSLWEQLAQSLHDMVKEGLVRESNLNSFNLPLHYPCVDEVRDAIKNEGSFSLDNLTVFQVNWDPQDTDYTNTNDSIDLGQKHGRNTAKHIRAVTEPLLTSHFGNSINVVALFKKFEKHLAEHLANKKTRYFNIVISLTKNE; encoded by the exons ATGGCATTAGTAAACATCCTACATATGACTCCTGGCCATGAAGATTCAAGCTATGCCAAGAACTCCCTTCTTCAG GAAACTGTTATACAAAAAGCGATACCATGTCTTAATCATACAATCAAGGGTATTGCAAGCCGTGATATCTTTTTAGACGGTTGTTTCAAGATTGCAGATTTAGGATGCGGCTCTAGTAGAAACACGCTCTTGGTTGCATCTAATATAATTGATATAGTCATTGAGGTCTGCAAAGAAAATAACCATAAACCACCACAGTTTCAAGTATGCTTAAATGACCTATTTGGAAATGATTTCAATAACCTTTTCAAATTATTACCCGAATTTTATGCAAAGCTGAAGAGGGAGAAGGGAGAAAACGTTGGCCCTTGTATTGTTTCAGCCGTTCCTGGTTCCTTTTACGGTAGACTTTTTCCGGACAAAAGTTTGCACCTTGTCCACTCCTCTTTTAGTGTTCATTGGCTTTCTCAG GTACCTGAAGGCATAGAAAACAACACATTAAATATATACCCAGCGAAAACAAGTCCTCCAAATGTCTTCCAAGCATATGCAAAGCAATTTCGTATCGACTTCACGAATTTTCTAAAATTGCGTTCCAAGGAAATAGTACGTGGTGGATGCATGATTTTAACATTTTTAGGTCGAAGTGTTGCTGATCCAACTAGTGATGACAATTGCAGTCTCTGGGAGCAACTTGCACAGTCACTTCACGACATGGTCAAAGAG GGATTGGTTCGAGAATCCAATCTTAATTCATTCAATTTGCCACTTCATTATCCATGTGTGGATGAAGTTAGGGATGCTATTAAAAATGAGGGATCTTTTTCTCTTGATAACTTGACTGTTTTTCAAGTTAACTGGGACCCACAAGACACAGATTACACAAATACAAACGATTCGATTGACCTCGGCCAAAAGCACGGTAGGAACACAGCCAAACATATCAGAGCGGTTACAGAACCGTTATTGACGTCTCATTTTGGGAACTCCATAAATGTCGTCGCGCTGTTTAAGAAGTTTGAGAAGCATTTGGCAGAACATCTCGCTAACAAGAAAACAAGATACTTCAACATAGTAATTTCATTGACTAAAAATGAATAG